From Leishmania infantum JPCM5 genome chromosome 21:
CCGTGCGCACGTTTGCCGGCCTAAAGGACGCGAGCCCGCGTACGAGCACACGCCACAGCTCCCAAGGCATGAGCAGTAGATGAgaggacggggaggggcggaacgcaccacagccgccggcgtcgtcgtgACAAGGGCCACCTGTGCATTGGTGTGCGCTCGTCACTCCACTCTCTTACGCGAGTTTGTCTTTTCACGCGCATATGTGCTTGGGCGTGTTTTGTGTGCCTCAACGGCTGCTCTCCATGCGCGCGTGGAGTGCATCGTCGGCGGCCACCTTGTCCCTCTGTCTTGCGAATCGCCTTTCATTCTCCCGACGCACAACCCTCCACCCTCGCATCTCCGCGCTTCACCACCgcaccccttccccgcccCTTAACTCCTCAATGCACATATGCGTGTGCTGACGCATCAGCCTtccctcaccctctcctTTGTTCGGTATTTTGCGTAGGCGCACCATtgttgctcctcctcgcaggtgtgtgtgtgtgtgtacacgtgcgcacactcGTCCACCGTGATACACGGCTCATTCACGAAAGAGCGTACGCTGGCGCATCCATCATGCTGCGCGCGACGTCTTGCTTGGGTATCTACGAGTACCAGTTCGGGCAGCCCTCGCTGCGGAGCGCCTTCAGCGCAAGGATCGCGCCGGCTGCCAAGGCGCGCAGCCCCGGCGCGGTGCAGTCCACAAAGCTAACGAATGGCGTGCGTGTAGTGTCGCACGATCTCGACGGCCCGGTCGCGTCCATCGGCGTTTATGCGGATGCGGGACCGAAGTACGACCCCATCGCCACCCCCGGCCTGAGCTACGTCATGCGCTTCGCCCTGCAGACCTCCAACATGGACAGCTCCCTCTTCCAGATCGACCGCACGATGCGCTCCACCGGCAACGCGTACGGCCACGGTGAGGTGTGCAAGCGCTATCTGAGCTGGAAGGCGGAGGGCCGCCGTGACATGTGGGAGAAGCCATTTGAGATGCTCGCCACCGGCGTCGTCGCACCGCGCTTCCACGAGAGCGATATTGAGCGCTTCCGCGACACGATGGACAaccagctggaggagatgcgcTGGCAGAACCCTCGCGAATACGCTATCGACCAGCTGGAGACGGTGGCCTTCTACAAGGAGCCGCTCGGGGCGCCGCGCATGGTGCCTCGCATCGCAAAcgaccgctgcagccacaAGGCGCTGCTAGACCATTGGGCCGCGAACTTCCAGCCCAGCCGTATCGTCCTGGCTGGTGTGAACGTGCCGCACGACGCCCTGATAGCCGCCTATGAGAAACTGCCGTACAAGCACTCGGCCGAGGCCCCGcaccacgcgcgcgccgccgcgccgaagCTGTCCCACAGCAACGAGGCGGCCCAGTTCTACGCGGGCCGGCAGAACGTCGAGTACGAgagccgcgccgctgtcaTGGGCACAATGCCTGACATGCAGGCGGAGGTGATCGGTGCCGTCGGCGTGCCTACCCACGGCCGTGACGAGGGCGCCAAGCAATAtgcgacggcgctggtgaCGCGCGAGATCTacgaggaggcgatgcgcagcgcgcacggcagccgcgccggctCGGAGCACTACGGCGCACAGGTCTTCTACCGCCCGTACTCGTCTGCCGGCCTGATCGGTTACACTGTGCGCGGTGCGCCGGCCGAGGTGAAGACGATGCTTCAGGTAGCCTCCAGCACCTTTCCGGCAGCCGTTGACGAGGCGGCCGTGAAGCGTGCGGCCCActgcgcgtacgtgcgcctgctgcacgaCCAGGTGGAGATGACACGCGACTACTGCGACTTCCTCGCCACATCGCCCAACTCAGTCGAGGAACTCGTGCAGGCAGTCAGCGGCGTCACGAAGGCCAACGTGGAAGAAGCGATGAAGAAGATGGTCGCGCAGAAGCCGGCCACGTACGCGACGGGCGACAGCTTCACGTTTCCCATGGTCGCGTCGCTGAGTCACGCTTAAGAACAGGCAAGGTGGGGCgggtgtgcacgtgcgagcgaacgcatgcgcagccgcctctctctcactctgtgtgtgggtgggtgggtggtaGACATAGTTTTACTTCCTTTATAGTAGTTAGGTGGGCAGGATTGTGGAGTGAAGAGGGGAGCGCTGGAATGGGCTGGGctggggcagcagcggcgacatgGTGGGAGACGGGGACGAGCGAGTAATAGGGAGGGCACGGTTCTGCCtcttggcgtgtgtgtgtgtgtgtgggtggggggggggggggggcaaatGGCAGAATGTGGGCAacgggaggaggaagaagagaagggcagCTGCGGTGGAGGAGTGCGTCTCTGGCCCTGTGTCTCACtacttcctccctcccctcctcagcTATCCCTCTGGTCATCTCTCGTTCGCTATCTCTCACacgtgcccctccccccttcccctccttccctccgGTGTGCACTGATCAGCATCTTAACCGAAACAGGATCGAATACGAATCAAGGTGGGGGGCGCAGCGCCCCACTGCCCCTCCTGCTTCCGAGGCAGaatggagaaggcgaagcaTGGCCGGCGTGTCGGGTCAAATGATGCGCGAAGGCGAGGCGACGGCATGTCGTCCTCCACTCAtcacctctcccctcttccgtATGGTGTTCGGCATGGGGAGGAGCGTGTGCATCGTCCGAGTACGTAGCGATGAGGGCCGTGCTCGGTAGTTGTGCTGATGGACTGTGTTGATTGCTTCACCgtacccccccccactcccttTACTATCCTCTTGTCTGCACACTCGCGTACAAGAGGCACGCTACGTTGCTCTGTGCACaagtcgtgtgtgtgtgctgtcgTCGCTTCGCTTTATGGCGCTGCTCACAAGGTCATGTGTGGACTTCTTGTTGCCTTCTCTCACCCCGACTcctcccactctctctctcggctcCTCTTTTTCCGCGGCAACGGGGCACGCCGCCTTGTCTCTCTGCCTCATTGCGCCGTCCTCGCAGTCCTTCGCTCGCAGCGCCGTATCTCCCGCTCCCGCCCCCTGTGTGCGAAGAGCATCTGGAAGGCAACGGGTGAGGCGCTTCTCCGCGCCCCGCGCACCCTTTCTTTCGGTGGCGTTTCGCTTCGagacgcatacacgcacacagccacaccccccccactcccctccGCGCTGCCCTTCTTCGACGCCATGTTGCCCCTGACGCTCCTTCGTCATTGCAACTCTCTGCCGCAGTGtgcggccgctgcaccaCTGTCGCGGCGATGCGCCCTCTCGTCGGCCCTGGCGAAGGGGACGACGTCGACACATGCAAGCGCGTTCCATACCGCATCCATCACCGAATGCCGCTTCCTGGCGACAGCAACTGGTGTGAGCGGCAGCCCCAGCACCGACTCCTTTTCTCTCGACCCTCCCATTGAGGTCTCCCACTTGCGGGCGGCGCGTGATGGGCACTTGAAGAAGACACTCACCGCGAAGCTCCGGCAGCTGGACGCGATGGAGCGCATCAAGGCCGAGTGTGACGAGATCGCCTTCCACTACCCGGACGTATTCATGAAGCAGCTGTTTGCCTTTCTCGTGCTacaggcggcggtgctcttTGACTGGACATACGTCCACTTCGACTGGAACTTCGTCGAGCCCATCACGTACCTCGTCGGGTACAGCGCGACTTGGATCGCCATCGCGTGGTATGGCGCGATGCAGCAAGAGTTCAGCTACGAGTCCCTGCATCGCTTTCTTCAGAACGCCAAGCGTGAGAGGCTCTACAAGGCGCACCAATTCGACCAGCAGGCTtacgaggcgctgcgggtgGAAGTGGCGAAGCTAGACAGGGTGGTGCGCGGATTGGAGGGGGTGTAGATGTGAACAAGCGCGACGCGAGTCGTCTTTCTGCTcgtatgtgtctgtgcgtgtggcgcACCCACGCTCTCCTTTCACCGCTTGGATGTAGGGGAACGACTCCCAAGCGAAAAGGGCGTCGTCTATGCGTGTAGCCCTTAAAGGGAGAGGAATGTGATGTGGAGGGGAACAGTTTCTCACCTCCTCATCCCTCCCGCCTCTCGCCAGCGAGAGcacctccttccttccttgcttccttccttccctcaAGGTCTCCGCTCACTGCatgctgtgtgcgtgaggctctcgctgtcgctgccctTCTACTTCCTAAGCCGCCGCCCCTCGTCTCTCCACACGCGTCTTGTTCATCTCACAGCTTCCTCTTACCCCTCCCGCTAAAAACACGACAGTCATCGCAGCTGCGAAAAGCGCCCCATAcactcgcgcacgcgcaacTGCAAGAGCACCATTAAGGGGTGGCGACGGTGCCTGTCTGCGCCAGTCTGCTGTCACGCGCACATCCGTAAGCACgtctttctccctccttcttactctgtgtgtgggtgtgtgtctccGTAAGGCGtaacgcacgcacacgcccgcCATGGCCGCCAACTCCGAGCAGTACTGGCGCAGGCAGCTGGCGCAAACGGAGGCCGAGTACGAGCAAATTATTCAGGGCCTGCGTGAtgaggtggagcggcagcagcgccgctgcggcgacctCGTGCACGAGAATGCGATGCATCGTGCCACCGTTGCCGCCGATATTCGCGACTTCTGTCAGCAGTACGTGGCGAACGCtaatcagcagcagcagcagcagcagcagcaagcgagGTGGGGGCCGGCGGCCACACGGATGCTGCAGGGCGCCAAGAAGGACGTCGACAGTATTCCGCTTCCGACCCTCTTAACCTTCCTGCACGAGTACAGCCATGGGCTGCTTCAACTCCCCGAGAACCGTCGGAAGCGCCTCCGCCAGGACACGCAACTCAGCCCACTGCATCACAGACTGCGCCAACGCATGCTGGCGCATCACCGACGGACGGGCAGAGAAGACGAGTTGATGGAGGAATGGTGCAGCGGGGAGTACGACGGCAGTGGCGTCACATTGCCGAGCATGCCGTCTTTGAGCGCATCATCATCTCCAACGTGGCCGACGACGGTGCCACCGCGGTACGCGGATCCGGAAGGAAAGCGGCAGATGGCCCCTGCGAACGGAGAAAGCAGCCCTGACGGCGACGGGCCACCATATCCTCGACGCagtggtggcagcagcggggcgaggaccgcggcgatggcagccggtggcgcggcggtgccaacGGGAAAggcgagcgccaccgcgggtGTTGGTGTCATCAacagcggaggcgaaggcggtcCGGTGATGGCCGCCTCAGCGTTCGGCCTTCCCTCACTGCCGCCTCGATAGAGGGACTGCAGCGTTGTCGGAACACGTGTTTGGAGTTgggaggtggggtgggtgcaTGGCGCTCTCGTCATGGCTTGCGCCGCCCTTCCCTTTCTGCTTTCCCTCACCCTtgcgtgcatgcacacacacaagcataTAGTGTGCTTGTACCGTCGCCTGTGCCTTCGCTCTCTCACGTCCTCCTGAGAGCCTCTCGACTTTATGTGCTCAACTCTGCCAAACCACCCTCTTCTCAAGCACATAGACAGGCGCGTGCACAAGCGCGGCTttccgcagccgccgcctcccccccccacctcacccccaTTCTGTGGCCAAGCAGTGCTCATGTGCTGTGCCCTGCTTTTCTGCGCAGTGCAGGCGCGTATGTTGCGTATCCGACGGATGTCCTCACCTGCACAGCCTTCTCTGCCTCCACacgcctctcctcttccttcgcACGTGCACAGGGACGTGCGCATGTCTCACTCGCCAGCGGACAGCGCTGTCAagagcggcagtggtgcccgtggcggtgcgtggGAAGTCATCATCGATAAGGCCGTCTCCTTCGTCACGGAGTACCTCGCCTCCACCACACGCGAGTTCGAcccggcagcaccgctctCGCAGCACATGCTTCACCTCATTGACCGCGGAAGCCTGCGGGACATCTTGGTGGAGCGAAACTACAACGAACTATGTGGGTGCTTTGGGTGCAGCAACAAGCCACGGGGGCTGCTCGCTGCGGGCAGTGGCACGCTGTCCTTCGAGTGGGACTCCTCGCTATCCTTATCCGCATCAAGCGCCGAGGGTGATGATACCACGGACGACGAGGCTGATGGACGCAGCCATGGCTCACACAGGCGCGGGCGAGGAGAGACggcagacggcgcagcggcagcggcacggtcCATCAAAGATCAGCCGGACGCAGATGCTGAGGAGATCGTCTACGAGGAGGACCTGTACACGGCAGAGTCTTTCCGACTCGCCCAGCGCCAACGCGCTATGCTGAACCGCATGCAGCGCAAGAAGCTGATGCGCGAGCAGAGGGCGATGCGAGCTGCCGCGACGTCGgatggtgcggctgctggtgctgctgtgcgaccAGCTCCGGTGGGCCCGGGCGGTACCGCACCGGTGTCCTCGCGCGTGTTGCGTAATGGCTTGATCGGCGCCAGTTTCCCGCAGCGCTTCTGTAGCCCTGAGTGCGAGGAAACGTACGAGTCGAGCATTATGCGGCGTGTGTCGCCGTACTTTGCTTACGACTACCCTTCTATCCTCGGCGCCATCACGAATTTGTTTCCCAACTTGAgagtggcggcgctgcagcagctcgctgGCGCGGAGACATCCTCTGCGGGGCTGGTGAAGCGTGTTCTGGAggcccagcagcaggaagGCGGAGACGCACCGGCTAatgcctctgcctctgttTCTGCTGGTCctgctggtggtgcgctGAAGCCGGTGCATGTGGGGGTCTCTCTCGAAAGTAGCGAGCTCATCCGCTGCAACCCGGGAAAGCGCGCGGCGAGAGTTGCGCACAAGGCACGCGGCGCCGACATGGCAGCGCAGGTGAATGACGCGTCCTCGGCACCGCTCCTTCGCGAGGTGCTTGAGCAGATGCAAGTGCTTCAGCACGTGTGGAGCAATGAGGTGGGGCCGCGCTTATCGGAGACGCGCCTCTCGCGAATGGCGGAtgacgccgccaccgcgccgtcTCCTACGAGTGCAGCCACTGCAGCGAGGCGCTTCGGGTCTGCACAGGGGCCGGCGTCGTTCCCGCCTCGGCCAGTCCTCCGCGgttcgctgctgctacttGACTTCATCATGAACACGAGCTGCGCACAAACGCGTAGGCTCTTTCACGCGCACTATGCACGTCATCGTCccgcgctgcagcgatgcCTCACTGCAGCGGCCTCATCACGCGAAACCAGGGCAAGCTCGCTCTTCTACAGCGTCTCTGCGGATATCGTTGCTGAGCTGGAGAAACGCAGCGTCGAGGCTttggcggcggctggcgccgctgaggaATCAGTCGGTGACACGGCTTTCGATGTCGAGAATGAGGGTCTTCGCGTAgacccgctgctgcagcagcagcgccgcgagctgCTCGTCTCGCACATCTTTTCCGAGGACGTGACAGCCACGCTGTCTCGTCTTCTCTTTGTGGACTACGCCGTCCTGTCCAACATGTCGTGGTCGGGCGTGTGGTTCTCTGGTTTATCTCTTCGCCTGCCTGCggggcagcagagcagcaacTGCTCGCTGTTGCGCAGTCTGCAGTTTCCATTCGCCATaccagcggtgctgctgcagactGCAGAGTCGACGCCGGAGGTGCTAGGGCTGGCCATGATTTTCTTGGTcgccgccggctgctgctccgaGGGTgtgtggcgcggctgcatgCGGGAGGAAGTGGCCTTTGACGAGGTCGCAGAGGCGATTGGGCTGACCCGCGACGAcatcgccgcagcggtggggtCGCTGATGTTGGGCGAGGAGGTATGACGCACACGAGCGTCAGGCtggtgtgtggtgtgtgtagacgcttctccgcctcccctttctcctcGACCGGGACGCAGCCccgccgacggcaccgccagtgtatccgctgccgcgcagcttTTCACGTTGTCTAACTTCTCTTGCCTCCCACAGCTGCGCTCTAACTGGCGATTCAACTCGCATGCACGCCAATTGGCAAAGGTCTTCGTGCAGCGATCatacgaggaggaggcgcggcgaGTGTACTTGTGCTTCGCGTGGTGCTCACaaccgcagctgcggccacCATCGCGTCTGCCGGCCAAGGTGAGTCTGTCccgtccctctcttcctctctgcttCGCTTGGCGCGACGTCGTGAGAAATGGAGAGGCGATAGTGGCGACATTACGACATGGCGCACAGCTGTTCAATCCATGCTCTTTcatccaccccctcccctcccacgaCGTACCTGCTCTCACCAGCCAACGTGTAGAAggtctgtgtgtgagtgtgtcatccccctcccctccccccgcctcAGAAAGCAGCAAGACAAAGCCACAGCCACCAACGTCCGTATCGCACACGCGAAACTCTGCCACGCTTAGATTCGGCACGAGTGTTCATCACTACTAGCGACGTTTTCCTctcttttgtgtgtgtgtctgccttCCGTTACgaagagcacacacgcacttgcctccgccctcgcccgccccccccccccgataCCTCCAGCCATGTTCCACAACAGCTACCAGGCAGGCTTCCTGTCGATCCTTTACAGCATCGGCTCGAAGCCACTGCAGATTTGGGACTCGCAGGTGCGCAACGGCCACGTCAAGCGCATCACCGACGAGGACATCCAGAGTAGTGTGCTGGAGATTATGGGGAGCAATGTTAGCACGTGCTACATCGTCTGCCCCGCCAACCCGAAGCAGACCCTTGGCATCAAGCTGCCGTTTCTCGTCATGATCATCAAGAACATGAAGAAGTACTTCTCCTTCGAGGTGACCATACTGGACGACAAGAACATGCGCCGTCGCTTCCGCGCCAGCAACTACCAGAGCACAACGAAGGTGAAGCCGTTCATATGCACTATGCCGATGCGCCTCGATGAGGGCTGGAACCAGATCCAGTTCAACCTATCCGATTTCACGCGCCGCGCCTACGGCACGAACTACGTGGAGACGCTGCGGGTGCAGGTGCACGCGAACTGCCGCATCCGCCGTCTGTACTTCAGCGACCGCCTAtacgccgaggaggagctgccaCCGGAGTTCAAGCTGTTCCTGCCCATCGCCCAGCAGCctccggcggctgcggcggcggagcagagAGACGTCGAAGCCGCCGACGTGCCGCAGGCTTCCTCCGTGGCCCAGTGAGTCCGCCCCTTCCGGGCCGCGCTGCCCCTGCGCGtttctccgtgtgtgtgtgtgtgtgtgtgtgcgcgcgcgaggctCGTGTCTCTGTGTTTGCTGTGTTTGTTTGTCGCCTTCGTTTCTCACTTCTCTTttctgccctcccctcccccgagttgtgtggtggcggcgtgagacagtcctcctcctcttccctcttcttctaTGTATTGGTAGCTGATGCTGATGTGGTGATGGCGAGAGCACACATGGAGGTACATGTGGGCACaggtgtgtttgtgtgtgtgtgtatcgaTGTACATCTTCGAAAGGCAAAGGACAAGAAACGCACAGAGCGCAGGGA
This genomic window contains:
- a CDS encoding metallo-peptidase, Clan ME, Family M16 encodes the protein MLRATSCLGIYEYQFGQPSLRSAFSARIAPAAKARSPGAVQSTKLTNGVRVVSHDLDGPVASIGVYADAGPKYDPIATPGLSYVMRFALQTSNMDSSLFQIDRTMRSTGNAYGHGEVCKRYLSWKAEGRRDMWEKPFEMLATGVVAPRFHESDIERFRDTMDNQLEEMRWQNPREYAIDQLETVAFYKEPLGAPRMVPRIANDRCSHKALLDHWAANFQPSRIVLAGVNVPHDALIAAYEKLPYKHSAEAPHHARAAAPKLSHSNEAAQFYAGRQNVEYESRAAVMGTMPDMQAEVIGAVGVPTHGRDEGAKQYATALVTREIYEEAMRSAHGSRAGSEHYGAQVFYRPYSSAGLIGYTVRGAPAEVKTMLQVASSTFPAAVDEAAVKRAAHCAYVRLLHDQVEMTRDYCDFLATSPNSVEELVQAVSGVTKANVEEAMKKMVAQKPATYATGDSFTFPMVASLSHA